The genomic window TTTCTCAAAATATCAGCTTGGTTTTTCAAAATATCAGTTTCCTGTTTCAGAGTAATCTCAGTCGCATTAGGATACGCTCCGCCAAAAGCAGGCATCCCCATTGAAGCTCTTTGCCATCCAGGAACTCCAGTAACGTAAAACCAATTTCTATACCCGCGGCCACTACCTCTACCGTAAAAACCGCGGCCGATCATCGGCCTTACACCTGTACTATTTAATTCTACCGCGCAATACCCTCTACCACCGCCTGTCATTGCTCCTTGGCCTCTTGGCCCTGTTCCGTCAAAACCTGGCATAATTACCACCTTCCTTTCCGTTACTGAAAATCATTTCCATTAATAGGTAAAAAAATATAGCGATTACTTTTTACCGCTACATTGCTCGCATACACCGTAAAACTGTATAAGGTGATTAGTAATTCTAAACTTATATTTCTGCCCCAATCCCTTCTCTGTCTGATTTAGCAGCTCGACTTCTTCATCAATAAAATCAGTATAATCGATCACCTTGTTGCATTGCGTACAAACCAAATGATGGTGATGATGCGCTCCCTTAGGCCCTTGAGCAAATTCATATCGCGCTCTGCCATCTCCAAAATCAAGTTTATATACCATGCCGAGGTTTGATAATACTTCCAGCGTTCGATAAACAGTAGTCAACCCTACACTAGGATACTTGGGATGAATTTTCACGTATATATCTTCGGCACTTAAGTGTCCTTCGGATTTAGACAAAATATCAAGAATAGCCTCCCTGCCAGCAGTAAGCCTATATCCACAGCCCCTG from bacterium includes these protein-coding regions:
- a CDS encoding DUF5320 domain-containing protein, producing MPGFDGTGPRGQGAMTGGGRGYCAVELNSTGVRPMIGRGFYGRGSGRGYRNWFYVTGVPGWQRASMGMPAFGGAYPNATEITLKQETDILKNQADILRKQLEGIQSRIEILEKAQVEKSE
- a CDS encoding Fur family transcriptional regulator, with product MPRGNCKGQGWWHGKFRGCGYRLTAGREAILDILSKSEGHLSAEDIYVKIHPKYPSVGLTTVYRTLEVLSNLGMVYKLDFGDGRARYEFAQGPKGAHHHHHLVCTQCNKVIDYTDFIDEEVELLNQTEKGLGQKYKFRITNHLIQFYGVCEQCSGKK